Proteins encoded within one genomic window of Triticum aestivum cultivar Chinese Spring chromosome 2D, IWGSC CS RefSeq v2.1, whole genome shotgun sequence:
- the LOC123052903 gene encoding RNA-binding protein 1 translates to MAAAENAGDVAAGESRKLFVGGIPSSAQETELRGHFARFGAVRSIVVMRDKESGHGRGFGFVEFEDEEAAAKALGDGERPKHFICGRLVDVKRARARPPRNLGEQPVHQHQHQHQLEQGPVQGHQDAGDSTEASSDSMSYASKKVFIGGLRDNITEEEFRAYFEAFGTVTDVVVIYDSLTSRSRGFGFVTFDSEEAVRKVMGQSFHDLKGTRVEAKIAIPKDAQYYRNGRGRGSRTFGGRGPVGFDGSTYQPYNNRHGFYNGYMPQPVPTHPYYHGLYFGMGGNPYANAYPNHAVMANVPNMVARRPVYSPYPPMYPGYGFAYRSGYAGAAPSVQYGVNGGRDYMNDQDSMDVQELDSTATIATKFEYMKLGSQ, encoded by the exons atggcggcggcggagaacGCCGGGGACGTGGCGGCGGGGGAGAGCCGCAAGCTGTTCGTGGGTGGCATCCCGTCCTCAGCGCAGGAGACGGAGCTGCGGGGTCACTTTGCCCGCTTCGGTGCGGTGCGCTCAATCGTCGTGATGCGGGACAAGGAGTCGGGCCACGGCCGCGGGTTCGGGTTCGTCGAGTTCGAGGACGAAGAAGCGGCCGCCAAGGCGCTCGGCGATGGGGAGAGGCCCAAGCACTTCATCTGCGGCCGACTG GTGGACGTTAAGAGGGCGCGTGCTAGACCTCCTCGGAACTTGGGCGAGCAACCTGTGCATCAACATCAGCATCAGCATCAGCTGGAACAGGGTCCAGTTCAGGGTCACCAAGACGCTGGGGACAGTACCGAGGCCAGTAGTGACAGTATGAGCTATGCTTCAAAGAAGGTATTCATTGGTGGTTTGCGTGACAACATCACAGAGGAGGAGTTCAGAGCTTACTTTGAGGCGTTTGGCACTGTAACAGATGTTGTTGTGATATACGACAGCCTGACAAGCAGGTCAAGGGGTTTTGGTTTTGTCACCTTTGATTCCGAGGAAGCTGTGAGAAAGGTGATGGGGCAAAGCTTTCATGACTTGAAAGGGACAAGGGTGGAAGCAAAGATCGCTATCCCCAAGGATGCTCAGTATTACCGTAATGGCCGAGGTCGTGGCTCAAGAACCTTTGGCGGAAGGGGTCCTGTTGGCTTTGATGGTTCAACATACCAACCGTACAATAACCGACATGGTTTCTACAATGGCTATATGCCACAACCTGTTCCCACACATCCCTACTATCATGGCCTCTATTTTGGTATGGGAGGCAATCCCTATGCAAATGCATATCCAAACCATGCAGTCATGGCAAATGTTCCAAACATGGTGGCAAGGCGTCCAGTATATAGCCCATATCCCCCAATGTATCCTGGCTATGGTTTTGCATACAGAAGTGGTTATGCGGGTGCTGCACCTTCTGTTCAGTATGGCGTTAATGGTGGCAGGGATTACATGAATGACCAAGACTCTATGGATGTACAAGAACTTGACAGCACTGCTACCATTGCTACAAAGTTTGAATACATGAAGCTAGGTTCACAATGA